The Bubalus bubalis isolate 160015118507 breed Murrah chromosome 1, NDDB_SH_1, whole genome shotgun sequence genome includes a region encoding these proteins:
- the TRMT9B gene encoding probable tRNA methyltransferase 9B, with translation MDHAAAQLEKQHVHDVYESTAPYFSDLQSKAWPRVRQFLQEQKPGSLIADIGCGTGKYLKVNSQVHTLGCDYCAPLVEIARSRGCEVTVCDNLNLPFRDQGFDAIISIGVIHHFSTKQRRIRAIKEMARVLVPGGQLMIYVWAMEQKNRHFEKQDVLVPWNKALCSQRLSESGQQGRKQECGHPERGHPYHPACSACHCSVCFEGRCNSKRSHSVDCDSVLAGTCCANISKEGEEENGFYNTLGKSFRSWFSSRSLDESTLRKQIEKVRPLKSTESWVNNAISIQPSRHSSFDLGHPETLSAGEQNLDEEVFVEPSQGPREWLRAPTTCKHLNRDHPGVIRRNGDGNFLSGTNAKESCVDEDNLEEGTTSGSKLWRRISAADSTDSNPGDAISVEEQQPDVLDSRAFMRYYHVFREGELCGLLKESVSELHILSSGNDHGNWCVIAEKRESCD, from the exons ATGGACCATGCAGCCGCCCAGCTGGAGAAGCAGCACGTGCATGATGTGTACGAGAGCACCGCGCCCTACTTCAGTGACCTGCAGAGCAAAGCCTGGCCCCGCGTCCGCCAGTTCCTCCAGGAGCAGAAGCCAGGCAGTCTCATCGCTGACATAG GTTGTGGGACTGGAAAGTATCTGAAAGTGAACAGCCAGGTGCACACCCTGGGCTGTGACTACTGTGCACCACTGGTCGAGATTGCCCGGAGCAGAGGCTGTGAAGTCACGGTGTGTGACAACCTGAACCTCCCCTTCAGGGATCAGGGCTTCGATGCCATCATCTCCATAGGCG tcatACATCATTTTTCTACAAAACAAAGAAGAATCAGAGCCATAAAAGAAATGGCCAGGGTCCTAGTTCCTGGGGGCCAGCTGATGATTTATGTTTGGGCCATGGAACAGAAGAACCGGCACTTTGAGAAGCAAGACGTGCTTGTTCCCTGGAACAAAGCCTTGTGCTCCCAACGCCTCTCGGAATCTGGCCAGCAGGGGAGAAAGCAGGAGTGTGGGCACCCAGAAAGAGGCCATCCCTACCACCCGGCCTGCTCCGCCTGTCACTGTTCCGTGTGTTTTGAGGGGCGCTGCAACTCGAAGCGGTCCCACAGTGTGGACTGTGACTCTGTTCTGGCTGGCACCTGCTGTGCAAATATTTCCAAGGAAGGCGAGGAAGAAAACGGATTCTATAACACACTGGGGAAATCGTTTCGCTCCTGGTTTTCCTCTAGATCTTTGGATGAATCCACTCTGAGGAAGCAAATTGAAAAAGTGAGACCCCTGAAAAGCACAGAAAGTTGGGTCAATAACGCAATATCCATCCAGCCTTCAAGACACTCAAGTTTCGACTTAGGTCATCCAGAGACTTTGTCAGCAGGAGAGCAAAATTTAGATGAGGAAGTGTTTGTGGAGCCGTCTCAAGGACCTCGGGAGTGGCTGAGGGCACCCACCACATGCAAACACCTAAACAGAGACCATCCCGGAGTCATAAGGAGAAACGGAGATGGGAATTTTCTGAGTGGCACCAATGCTAAGGAGAGCTGCGTGGATGAAGATAACTTAGAAGAGGGCACCACTTCTGGTAGTAAATTATGGAGGAGGATTTCTGCAGCAGATTCCACAGACTCCAACCCAGGGGACGCCATTTCTGTCGAAGAACAACAGCCTGACGTTTTGGATTCCAGAGCCTTTATGCGTTATTACCACGTGTTTCGAGAAGGTGAGCTCTGTGGCCTGCTGAAGGAGAGTGTGTCGGAGCTCCATATTCTGAGCTCTGGGAACGACCACGGCAACTGGTGTGTCATTGCAGAGAAGAGGGAGAGCTGTGACTGA